The following nucleotide sequence is from Mycobacterium sp. ELW1.
TCCAGGGAACCAACGCCGAAATGGCGCTGCACGACGGGACAATGACGCCGGCGCGCGCACTGCACATCATCACCGAAGTGGCCCGGGCCCTGGACTACGCCCATTCCCGCGGCGTCGTTCACCAGGACATCAAGCCGTCGAACTTTCTGCTCGGTCAGACACAACCCGGTGGGCCCGAACGCGTCGTGCTCAGCGACTTCGGCGCGGCACTGACTTCACAAAACACCGAGCTGGCCGCGGGCGGCCCCATGACCGCCACCCTGGCCTACAGCGCGCCCGAAGTCATCACCGGTGAACCCCTTGACGGACGTGCCGACGTCTACTCCCTGGGGTGCACCCTGTTTCGACTGCTGTCCGGGGTACACCCCTACAACGCCGCCCAAGGGGTCCCTGCCACCGTGAAAGCCCACCTCGACGTCGCCCCGCCCCGACTGTCCGATCGGCTGTCGTGGGCTTCCCCTCAGCTCGACACCGTCATCGCCAAAGCACTGGCCAAACGCCCCGCTGATCGTTACCGCACCGCAGGGGCCTTCGCTGCCGCCGCAGTCGATGCCGTCAAACCCGGAAGCCGTGGCTCCTCGCCCATCCAGGCGCGCACGTCACTCACCCGCCGGGTTGAATCGCCACCCCCAACAAGGCACACAGAGCGCGACGACAACGGCAGCGCAGCTGATTTCATCAACCTTCTCCCCCACACCCGGCCGGTCGGCTCGCAGCGACGCAGACTGGTCGTGGCCAGCGCGCTCGCCGCGGTCCTCGCGCTCCTCGCGGCGGTATGGGTCGTCGGCAGCAGCTCCAACTCCCCGCTCAGCGTCACGCCCACGACGACACCTACCGAAGTCAGCGCCCCGCCCGGCGAGGCGTTAGACCGGCTCAGGCGAATGCTGCCGGCCGGTTACAACCCGGGAACCTGCAAACCACAATCGTCCACCGCGGCCGCCGGCGTGATCACCTGCGGAAGAAACTCCGACCCCGGCGGGCCCGGCACCGCCACGTATACCCTCACCAGCTCCCCCGAGGCGCTGCGCGCCGCGCTAAATCAGGTGATCCAGACGACGACGGTCGTGATTTGCCCAGGCAACATCCAATCTCCCGGGCCCTGGCGGCGCAATGACAGCCCCACCATCACCCGTGGAACCGTGTTGTGCGGCCTGCACAACGGACGCCCCCGTGTCGTCTGGACCAACGAAGCCGAGCACCTCCTGGCCGACGTGCAATCACGCTCCCCCACCGACCCTCCGCTCGACCAGCTCTATGCCTGGTGGGGGTCGCACTCCTGAAGCGGGCAACGCCTGCGGCGGCCCCACGGCGGCAGCGTTGCTCACGTCAGTCGAGGTGGCGGTCGACGTCCATCCGTTGGTGCAGTATCCGAACCACGTCGATGACGTCGGAGCCGGCAAGGCGGTAGTACAGCGTGTGCGAACCCACCGCATGCCTTCGGTAGCCGGCCCGCACCTCATCGCAGGCCCGACCGATCATCGGATTCTGCACCACTCGTTGGATCGCGCGCTCGATCTCCCGAACGTACTTCTCTGCCTGATCATCACCCCAACGCTCGCAGGTGTAGTCCCAGATCTGTTCCAGGTCCAGCTGGGCCGCGGGCGACAGAACATGCCGGCTCACTGTGAGGGAGGGTCCTCGGTCCGCTTGCGTGCAACGAACTCATCGAAATCAAAAGGCGTTGACTCCCCACTGCGTTCACCGTCGACGAGCGCCTGGCGCAGCGCGCGCAACCGCGTTTCGCGATCTTCGAGCAGCCGCAGAGCGGTGCGCACAACGTCGCTGGCCGACCGATAGCGGCCCGAGGTGACTTCTTGCTCGATAAACGCGCTGTAGTGCTCATCGAGGCTGAACGAGGTGTTCTTACCCACGACAACATGTTACCAATTCTTGGTAGCGAGTGGGACGGCGGCGGCGGAGGTGTAGGCTCCCAGCTGCCATGACATCTGGCCCGCCGCTCCCTGGCTGTTTCGCACGTTGTCTCACGCTGGTGGCCGTTGGGTTGTCTCACGCAGCGGTTCATTTCCTGCGGCAATACGTTTCGATCAGCCGACGAAGCATCGCGTGACACCATCTGCACCACGCATAGCAAGCTCGCCGCGCGCACTCGATCGGCTGCCGGGATCGATCAAAATCAGGTCAGGCGTTGATAGTGTTTGGCTGGGTATGGCGGGTTACAGAGCTGCTGCAGACGTGGACCTTGACCTTCCCCAGCTAGTCGCGGCCCGAATCCTGCACA
It contains:
- a CDS encoding serine/threonine-protein kinase, whose amino-acid sequence is MTAADRGAAADQPPEDTPRTTPDRSTSSPPTHIASYRVERVLANGGMGAVYLVQSPTLPRREALKLLRADLAHDAHIRTRFLHEADITAELEHPNIVRLFNRGETDTGQLWITMEYIQGTNAEMALHDGTMTPARALHIITEVARALDYAHSRGVVHQDIKPSNFLLGQTQPGGPERVVLSDFGAALTSQNTELAAGGPMTATLAYSAPEVITGEPLDGRADVYSLGCTLFRLLSGVHPYNAAQGVPATVKAHLDVAPPRLSDRLSWASPQLDTVIAKALAKRPADRYRTAGAFAAAAVDAVKPGSRGSSPIQARTSLTRRVESPPPTRHTERDDNGSAADFINLLPHTRPVGSQRRRLVVASALAAVLALLAAVWVVGSSSNSPLSVTPTTTPTEVSAPPGEALDRLRRMLPAGYNPGTCKPQSSTAAAGVITCGRNSDPGGPGTATYTLTSSPEALRAALNQVIQTTTVVICPGNIQSPGPWRRNDSPTITRGTVLCGLHNGRPRVVWTNEAEHLLADVQSRSPTDPPLDQLYAWWGSHS
- a CDS encoding type II toxin-antitoxin system ParD family antitoxin; this translates as MGKNTSFSLDEHYSAFIEQEVTSGRYRSASDVVRTALRLLEDRETRLRALRQALVDGERSGESTPFDFDEFVARKRTEDPPSQ
- a CDS encoding type II toxin-antitoxin system RelE/ParE family toxin, whose amino-acid sequence is MSRHVLSPAAQLDLEQIWDYTCERWGDDQAEKYVREIERAIQRVVQNPMIGRACDEVRAGYRRHAVGSHTLYYRLAGSDVIDVVRILHQRMDVDRHLD